One Jannaschia sp. GRR-S6-38 genomic window carries:
- a CDS encoding pyridoxal phosphate-dependent aminotransferase, whose translation MSGASQVSVRVSDRSQVDPFIVMDVMERARRAEAAGRSIIHMEVGQPGTPAPQAARDGLVAAMQAGPLGYTVALGLPELRARIARLYRDWYGLELDPERVVVTAGSSAAFLLAFTALFDAGEKVGLGLPGYPSYRQILRALSLEAVGIETQAENRFQPVARELPPDLAGLIVASPANPTGTMLDKPALAALIAACAANGTAFVSDEIYHGIQYEGRAVSALEVSDDVYVINSFSKYFSMTGWRIGWMVVPEAHIRTIERLAQNMFICAPHASQVAALHAMDAEAELRANLEIYAENRRLMLDGLPRAGFDRIAPPDGAFYVYADVSGLTDDSLGFAARILDEAGVAVTPGLDFDPGRGAGTLRFSYARATADIAEGLVRLERFMGRR comes from the coding sequence ATGTCGGGCGCAAGTCAGGTGTCGGTCCGGGTCTCGGACCGCAGCCAGGTCGACCCGTTCATCGTGATGGACGTGATGGAACGCGCGCGCCGGGCGGAAGCGGCGGGCCGCTCGATCATCCACATGGAAGTGGGTCAGCCCGGCACGCCCGCCCCCCAGGCCGCGCGCGATGGGCTGGTGGCGGCGATGCAGGCGGGGCCGCTGGGCTATACCGTCGCGCTGGGCCTGCCCGAGCTGCGCGCCCGGATCGCACGGCTCTACCGCGACTGGTACGGCCTCGAGCTCGACCCCGAGCGCGTGGTGGTGACCGCCGGCTCGTCGGCGGCGTTCCTCTTGGCCTTCACCGCGCTGTTCGACGCGGGCGAGAAGGTGGGGCTTGGGCTGCCGGGCTATCCCTCCTACCGGCAGATTCTGCGCGCGCTGTCGCTGGAGGCGGTCGGCATCGAGACGCAGGCCGAGAACCGCTTCCAGCCGGTCGCGCGTGAATTGCCGCCCGACCTCGCCGGGCTGATCGTCGCCTCGCCGGCCAATCCCACGGGCACGATGCTCGACAAGCCCGCGCTCGCCGCGCTGATCGCGGCCTGCGCGGCGAACGGGACGGCCTTCGTCAGCGACGAGATCTATCACGGCATCCAGTACGAGGGCCGCGCCGTCAGCGCGCTTGAGGTGTCGGACGACGTCTACGTCATCAACTCCTTCTCGAAATATTTCAGCATGACCGGCTGGCGGATCGGCTGGATGGTCGTGCCCGAGGCCCATATCCGCACCATCGAGCGGCTGGCGCAGAACATGTTCATCTGCGCACCCCATGCCAGCCAGGTGGCCGCGCTGCACGCCATGGATGCCGAGGCCGAGCTGCGCGCCAATCTCGAAATCTATGCCGAGAACCGCCGCCTGATGCTGGACGGCCTGCCCCGCGCGGGCTTCGACCGGATCGCGCCGCCGGACGGGGCGTTCTACGTCTACGCCGATGTCTCGGGCCTGACCGATGACAGCCTCGGCTTCGCCGCCCGGATTCTCGACGAGGCTGGGGTCGCGGTCACGCCGGGGCTGGATTTCGACCCCGGGCGCGGGGCCGGGACGCTGCGCTTCAGCTACGCGCGCGCCACGGCCGACATCGCCGAGGGGCTGGTCCGGCTGGAGCGGTTCATGGGGCGGCGATGA
- a CDS encoding Rne/Rng family ribonuclease codes for MAKKMLIDATHPEETRVVVADGNKVEEFDFESLNKRQLAGNIYLAKVTRVEPSLQAAFVDYGGNRHGFLAFSEIHPDYYQIPKADRDAILAEERAYAEAQAAADEAADDKARAARGEDESDEDSIDEAPEAAAEEAPKKSRSRSRSRSRSRKKADTGDERQADDAGSNGDEGEAPAAEAVAAEEAEEGPAVVTGTGPELSEAAESAAPEEGSEADAPEADATDGPNRTIAESAGLEDETRGEDDAPEPAEGASEAEAQPDADPAPETTDEDGASQAEARPDPKGMETVDADAADDAGEDSDAATDAAVEGSDDSDEKPKRKSRSRSRSRGHKKAADEKDDSVETVADDDEPEEIRPARKPRPRKYKIQEVVKVRQIMLVQVVKEERGNKGAALTTYLSLAGRYCVLMPNTARGGGISRKITNAADRKKLKEIASEIDVPQGAGLIVRTAGAKRTKTEIKRDYEYLQRQWEQVRELTLKSIAPAPIYEEGNLIHRSIRDYYSRDIDEVIVDGEAGYREAKAYMKLIMPSHAKNVKLHDGGGLPLFAKYGVESYLAGMFNPTVQLKSGGYIVIGITEALVAIDVNSGKSTKEGSIEDTAVKTNLEAAEEVARQAKLRDLAGLIVIDFIDMDERKNNAAVEKRLKDALKHDRARIQVGRISGFGLLEMSRQRLRPGMLEATTQACPHCQGTGLIRSDDSVALGILRALEEEGTRKRSREVLLKLPVDICNYLMNEKREHLAQIEARYDMAVRVTADPSLVAPDFHMEKFKTATRVVPKPAATVVGMDTSWTPEEDEDEDDIVEAEAEEASDDRDEGEARGRGRSESGENGENGEGSGKKKRRRRSRRRKKGDENGNAEAGESADQGQAASEAGEPRPDEVAAPEMPPQDAVPETTQADAPDVPQAEEGEKPKSRSRSRSRKKAPAPEVESPSEAQPEMAEAVDAPVAEAAPAEAEAPAAPEAAQKPKRKTRVRAKAPAPSEPVQEAADAAAEAAPEPEPEPEPQPAPEPEAETAAEEGEAKPKRRGWWSFGT; via the coding sequence ATGGCGAAGAAAATGCTGATCGACGCCACCCACCCGGAGGAGACCCGGGTCGTGGTGGCAGACGGGAACAAGGTCGAGGAGTTTGACTTCGAGAGCCTGAACAAGCGGCAGCTTGCGGGCAACATCTATCTGGCGAAGGTCACTCGGGTGGAGCCGTCGCTCCAGGCCGCCTTCGTCGATTACGGCGGAAACCGGCACGGCTTCCTCGCCTTCTCGGAAATCCATCCCGATTACTACCAGATCCCCAAGGCCGATCGCGACGCGATCCTGGCCGAGGAGCGCGCCTATGCCGAGGCGCAGGCCGCCGCCGACGAGGCCGCGGATGACAAGGCACGCGCCGCGCGCGGAGAGGACGAGTCCGACGAGGACAGCATCGACGAGGCGCCCGAGGCCGCGGCCGAGGAGGCGCCCAAGAAGTCCCGCAGCCGCTCGCGCAGCCGGTCCCGGTCGCGCAAGAAGGCCGACACGGGTGACGAGCGCCAAGCGGACGACGCCGGGTCGAACGGCGATGAGGGCGAGGCGCCCGCCGCCGAGGCTGTGGCTGCGGAGGAGGCCGAGGAAGGCCCGGCCGTCGTGACCGGCACCGGTCCCGAACTGTCCGAGGCCGCCGAAAGCGCGGCTCCGGAAGAAGGGTCCGAGGCGGATGCGCCCGAGGCGGATGCCACGGACGGCCCGAACCGGACGATCGCGGAGAGCGCGGGCCTCGAGGACGAGACCCGCGGCGAGGACGACGCACCGGAGCCCGCCGAAGGCGCCTCCGAGGCGGAGGCCCAGCCGGATGCCGATCCGGCCCCCGAGACCACCGACGAGGACGGCGCGTCGCAGGCCGAGGCCCGCCCCGACCCCAAGGGCATGGAAACCGTCGATGCCGACGCGGCCGACGATGCCGGGGAGGACTCCGACGCGGCAACCGACGCGGCGGTGGAAGGCTCCGACGACAGCGACGAGAAGCCCAAGCGCAAGTCGCGCAGCCGGTCCCGCTCGCGCGGGCACAAGAAGGCTGCCGACGAGAAGGATGACAGCGTCGAGACCGTCGCCGATGACGACGAGCCTGAGGAGATCCGCCCGGCGCGCAAGCCGCGCCCGCGCAAGTACAAGATCCAGGAGGTCGTGAAGGTCCGCCAGATCATGCTCGTGCAGGTCGTCAAGGAGGAGCGCGGCAACAAGGGCGCCGCGCTGACCACCTATCTCAGCCTCGCGGGCCGTTACTGCGTGCTGATGCCGAACACGGCGCGGGGCGGCGGGATCAGCCGCAAGATCACCAATGCGGCCGATCGCAAGAAGCTCAAGGAGATCGCCTCCGAGATCGACGTGCCGCAGGGCGCGGGCCTGATCGTGCGCACGGCGGGCGCCAAGCGCACCAAGACCGAGATCAAGCGCGACTACGAATACCTCCAGCGGCAATGGGAGCAGGTGCGCGAGCTCACGCTCAAATCCATCGCGCCCGCGCCGATCTACGAGGAAGGCAACCTGATCCACCGCTCGATCCGCGACTATTACAGCCGCGACATCGACGAGGTGATCGTGGACGGCGAGGCCGGCTACCGCGAGGCCAAGGCCTACATGAAGCTGATCATGCCCTCCCACGCCAAGAACGTGAAGCTGCATGACGGCGGCGGGCTGCCGCTCTTCGCGAAATACGGGGTCGAATCCTACCTCGCGGGGATGTTCAACCCGACCGTCCAGCTGAAATCGGGCGGCTACATCGTCATCGGCATCACCGAGGCGCTGGTCGCCATCGACGTGAACTCGGGCAAGTCGACGAAGGAAGGCTCGATCGAGGACACCGCGGTCAAGACCAACCTGGAGGCCGCCGAGGAGGTCGCCCGCCAGGCCAAGCTGCGCGATCTCGCGGGGCTGATCGTCATCGACTTCATCGACATGGACGAGCGCAAGAACAACGCCGCCGTCGAGAAGCGGCTGAAGGACGCGCTCAAGCACGACCGCGCCCGCATCCAGGTCGGCCGCATCTCGGGCTTCGGCCTTCTGGAGATGTCGCGCCAGCGGCTGCGGCCGGGCATGCTGGAGGCCACGACGCAGGCCTGCCCGCATTGCCAGGGCACGGGGCTGATCCGGTCCGACGATTCGGTCGCGCTCGGCATTTTGCGCGCGCTTGAGGAGGAGGGGACGCGCAAGCGGTCGCGCGAGGTGCTGCTCAAGCTGCCGGTCGATATCTGCAACTACCTGATGAACGAGAAGCGCGAGCATCTGGCGCAGATCGAGGCGCGCTACGACATGGCCGTCCGCGTGACCGCCGACCCGTCGCTGGTGGCGCCCGACTTCCACATGGAGAAGTTCAAGACCGCCACGCGGGTCGTGCCGAAACCGGCGGCGACCGTGGTCGGGATGGACACCTCCTGGACGCCCGAAGAGGACGAGGACGAGGACGATATCGTCGAGGCGGAGGCCGAGGAGGCGTCCGACGACCGCGACGAGGGCGAGGCCCGGGGCCGCGGCCGGTCCGAGTCCGGCGAAAACGGCGAAAATGGTGAAGGTAGCGGCAAGAAGAAGCGCCGCCGCCGTTCGCGGCGTCGCAAGAAGGGCGACGAGAACGGCAATGCCGAGGCGGGCGAAAGCGCCGATCAGGGCCAGGCCGCCTCCGAGGCGGGCGAGCCCCGGCCGGACGAGGTCGCCGCACCCGAGATGCCGCCGCAGGACGCCGTGCCCGAGACCACGCAGGCCGACGCGCCCGACGTGCCGCAGGCCGAGGAGGGCGAGAAGCCGAAATCCCGCTCGCGCAGCCGCTCGCGGAAGAAGGCGCCCGCGCCCGAGGTCGAGAGCCCGTCCGAGGCGCAGCCCGAGATGGCCGAGGCCGTGGATGCGCCCGTAGCCGAGGCGGCGCCCGCCGAGGCGGAGGCCCCGGCGGCTCCCGAGGCCGCGCAGAAGCCGAAGCGCAAGACACGCGTCCGCGCCAAGGCGCCCGCGCCCTCCGAGCCGGTGCAGGAGGCGGCCGACGCCGCGGCGGAGGCGGCGCCCGAGCCGGAGCCTGAGCCGGAGCCTCAGCCCGCGCCCGAACCGGAGGCGGAGACCGCCGCCGAGGAGGGCGAGGCCAAGCCCAAGCGGCGCGGTTGGTGGTCCTTCGGCACCTGA
- a CDS encoding M48 family metalloprotease, with the protein MIRLLSATLVLAWTLAMAALPARAQGLIRDAEIEYALRQVAAPIFRAAGLPASTRIYLIDDDQMNAFVGDARSIFIHSGLLMRLETVDQVQAVLAHEAAHIVNGHLTRRPAAARSAANVAKMGLLLGAAAAAAAGPRAGFGLAVGTASSAQRSLFAHTRAEESSADQSSLRFMAAAGADPNAALEVLEIFRGQELLSVGRQDPYARTHPLTRDRLRAVEGFAAAYPAQPRPPGAVDYWHARARGKLSAFLRAPRWTLSRVRGAQDEVAVLRRAIAHHRQADAARALAGIDSLIRARGSDPYYHELKGQFLLESGRAGAAVASYARAAELAPREGLIQAGLGRALMATGRFSEALPVLERARSRDPFDPRMLRDLATAHARLGQPGLASVAAAERYAVLGRMEDAGIHAERASAQLPRGSAGWLRAQDILAVAPRR; encoded by the coding sequence ATGATCCGCCTGCTTTCCGCGACGCTGGTCCTGGCCTGGACGCTGGCGATGGCCGCCCTGCCCGCCCGCGCGCAGGGACTGATCCGCGACGCGGAGATCGAATACGCGCTGCGCCAGGTCGCGGCGCCGATCTTCCGCGCGGCCGGCCTGCCCGCTTCCACCCGCATCTACCTGATCGACGACGACCAGATGAACGCCTTCGTCGGCGATGCCCGGTCGATTTTCATCCATTCAGGCCTGCTGATGCGGCTGGAGACGGTGGACCAGGTGCAGGCCGTGCTGGCGCACGAGGCCGCGCATATCGTCAACGGCCACCTGACGCGGCGCCCGGCGGCGGCGCGTTCGGCGGCGAATGTCGCGAAGATGGGCCTCCTGCTGGGCGCGGCGGCGGCGGCGGCCGCGGGCCCGCGCGCGGGCTTCGGGCTCGCGGTCGGCACGGCCTCGTCGGCGCAGCGCAGCCTCTTCGCGCATACCCGCGCCGAGGAAAGCAGCGCCGACCAATCCTCGCTACGCTTCATGGCGGCGGCCGGGGCCGATCCGAACGCGGCACTCGAGGTTCTGGAGATCTTCCGCGGCCAGGAGCTTCTGTCGGTGGGCCGGCAGGACCCCTATGCCCGCACCCACCCGCTGACCCGCGACCGGCTGCGCGCGGTCGAGGGCTTCGCCGCGGCCTATCCGGCACAGCCGCGACCGCCCGGGGCGGTGGATTACTGGCACGCCCGGGCGCGCGGCAAGCTGTCGGCCTTCCTGCGGGCGCCGCGCTGGACGCTGAGCCGGGTGCGCGGCGCGCAGGACGAGGTGGCGGTCCTGCGCCGCGCCATCGCGCATCACCGGCAGGCCGATGCGGCCCGCGCGCTGGCGGGGATCGACAGCCTGATCCGCGCGCGCGGATCCGACCCTTATTACCACGAGCTGAAGGGCCAGTTCCTGCTGGAAAGCGGCCGGGCCGGCGCGGCGGTCGCGAGCTATGCCCGCGCCGCCGAACTGGCCCCGCGCGAGGGCTTGATCCAGGCCGGGCTGGGCCGCGCGTTGATGGCGACGGGCCGCTTCTCGGAGGCGCTGCCGGTGCTGGAGCGGGCGCGCTCCCGCGATCCTTTCGATCCCCGGATGCTGCGCGACCTCGCGACCGCCCATGCGCGGCTCGGCCAGCCCGGCCTCGCCTCGGTGGCGGCGGCGGAGCGCTACGCCGTGCTGGGCCGGATGGAGGATGCCGGGATCCATGCCGAGCGCGCCTCGGCGCAATTGCCGCGCGGCTCGGCGGGCTGGCTCAGGGCGCAGGACATCCTCGCCGTCGCCCCCCGGCGCTGA